The Deltaproteobacteria bacterium region GATCTCGTGCAAGACGGCCCACATGCCGACCTGGGGCGGGACCGGGGGTGGGGGGAGCGGCAGGGTGCCCAGGAAGAGCCGCGGCTTGGTGGAGAGCATCGCCACGAGCATCTCGATGATGAACGGAATCGTCATCAGCCGCGTGCCGAGGCCGAGCATCAGCAAGAGTCCCCCGACGATCTCCAGCCACCCCACGAAAGTGGCCGTCACGAGCGGAAACGGTATCCCGAGCTTGGTGAATCGCCCCACCCCCTGATTGACGTAGACGAACTTCAGTATCCCCTCCCAGAAGAAGACCCCTCCCGCCATCAAGCGGATGATCATCGTCGCGCCCGGTCCCGTCACCGGGGGGCGAAGAAGCCGCGTCCACAGGTTTTGGATCATGCCATCACCCCTTCGATCCATCCGTGCATCACCTTTCGCACGCGAAGTCGGAACACTCGCTACTACACCGACGTCCACCCTTTGGATGGGTATCCCTCCCACGCCGTAGACGCCCCTGGCGGGTCAGGGCCGGTTCGAGAGCCGTGCGTCCGGTCTCGTCGCCGGACCAATCCAGATCGCCTCCCCCGGTGTACTAGCGCGTAGTGGCGGTGCGCTGGGACGCCTGGTGTAAGCAGGCGCCCCCTCGCACCACCACGCGGCGCCGATGTACGCTTGCACGAACGGAAACCGGCGGATGCCGTCGACGCAGAACGCCCCCCGCGACGAGGAGCTGATGCGCCAGGTCGCCGAAGGCTCCGCGGAGGCCCTCGGCCTGCTCCACCGTCGCTTCGCGCGGCTGATCTTCCGCTTGGCGGTCCAGACGCTCGACCGCGCCGCCGCTGAAGACCTCGTGCAGGACGTCTTCCTGGTCGTGTGGCGCAACGCGGGACGGTTCGATCCCGAGCGGGGCAACGTCCGCGCGTGGATCTTGCAGATCACACACTTCCGCCTCCTGAACGAGCTGCGTCGCCGGAGCCGCCAGCCGGAGATCGTGCCCGATCCCGAGGGGCTCCTGCTCGCGGGCTTCCCCGCGGGCGACCCCGGGCCGGCCGAGACGGCGTGGCAGCAGCATCGTCGTGCCGTCCTCCAGTCCGCGCTCGACTCACTCCCGCCTCCCCAGCGCGAGGCCCTCGGCCTCGCCTTCCTCGACGACCTCTCGCACGAGCAGGTCGCGGCCGAGCTCGGCCTGCCGCTCGGGACGGCCATGACACGCATCCGCGCAGGCCTCCAGAAGCTCCGCGGCACGCTCGGACCCCGAGGGGCGGCGCTCGTGGTGCTCTGCCTGCTGGCCGCCCTCGGCATCCGCTACCGGTCGGAGCACGCGACGCTCGCGCGCTACGATCGGGCGCTCTCGATGGTGACCGCGAGCGACAGCGTGAACCTGCGCCTGGCCCCCGTGCCGGAGACTCCCCAAGAGACCCACGCCCGCTACCGCGGGCGGGCCGGTGTGGCCACCGCCGTGATCACCTTCTCGCACTTCCCGCCGGCGCCGGCTGGACAGACTTACCAGGCGTGGGTGCG contains the following coding sequences:
- a CDS encoding DoxX family protein, which gives rise to MIIRLMAGGVFFWEGILKFVYVNQGVGRFTKLGIPFPLVTATFVGWLEIVGGLLLMLGLGTRLMTIPFIIEMLVAMLSTKPRLFLGTLPLPPPPVPPQVGMWAVLHEIRSEYAQIMSCIFLLVSGPGPWSLDATHHVSVHSPGGFSPPADLSGRALQSGTARRHPPPSAR
- a CDS encoding sigma-70 family RNA polymerase sigma factor; protein product: MYACTNGNRRMPSTQNAPRDEELMRQVAEGSAEALGLLHRRFARLIFRLAVQTLDRAAAEDLVQDVFLVVWRNAGRFDPERGNVRAWILQITHFRLLNELRRRSRQPEIVPDPEGLLLAGFPAGDPGPAETAWQQHRRAVLQSALDSLPPPQREALGLAFLDDLSHEQVAAELGLPLGTAMTRIRAGLQKLRGTLGPRGAALVVLCLLAALGIRYRSEHATLARYDRALSMVTASDSVNLRLAPVPETPQETHARYRGRAGVATAVITFSHFPPAPAGQTYQAWVRHGATWTSLGTVEPDAGGSARVIAEDPTLAALPDSLEVTLEPRAGSAAPSGPVVVAWVP